The following coding sequences are from one Formosa haliotis window:
- a CDS encoding fumarylacetoacetate hydrolase family protein, translating to MKLICIGRNYTEHIEELENEKPTDPVVFLKPDTAILLKKQPFFIPDFSEDVHYEVEVLVKINRVGKHIDRKFAHKYYDEIGLGIDFTARDLQAKLKAKGLPWEKAKSFDGSAVVGEWLQKSEFSNLNQLGFSLQKNENTVQTGNTSHMLWKIDELIECVSKYFTLKIGDIIFTGTPSGVGPVRPNDVLKGFIEDKQLFSITVK from the coding sequence ATGAAACTTATTTGTATAGGTAGAAATTATACCGAACATATAGAAGAATTAGAAAACGAAAAACCCACAGATCCAGTTGTGTTTCTAAAACCAGATACGGCTATATTATTGAAAAAACAGCCGTTTTTTATTCCTGATTTTTCTGAAGACGTACATTATGAAGTTGAGGTTTTAGTAAAAATTAACAGGGTAGGGAAGCATATAGATCGTAAATTTGCACATAAATACTATGATGAAATTGGGTTGGGTATCGATTTTACAGCACGCGACTTACAAGCAAAATTGAAAGCTAAAGGTCTACCTTGGGAAAAGGCAAAGTCATTTGACGGATCGGCAGTTGTAGGAGAGTGGCTTCAGAAAAGTGAGTTCTCAAACTTAAATCAGCTTGGTTTTTCATTGCAAAAGAACGAAAATACTGTCCAAACCGGAAATACTAGTCACATGCTCTGGAAAATTGATGAGTTGATAGAATGTGTTTCAAAATATTTTACTTTAAAGATAGGAGACATTATCTTTACGGGGACGCCTTCTGGAGTAGGTCCGGTAAGACCCAACGATGTGCTTAAAGGATTTATAGAAGATAAACAACTGTTTTCAATAACTGTGAAATAA
- the rpmB gene encoding 50S ribosomal protein L28 gives MSRVCELTGKKAMVGNNVSHAMNKTKRRFDANLVKKRFYIPEEDKWVTLKVSTSALKTINKIGISAAIKEAKSKGFLK, from the coding sequence ATGTCAAGAGTTTGTGAACTTACAGGTAAGAAGGCAATGGTAGGGAACAATGTGTCTCACGCTATGAACAAAACTAAACGCAGATTTGATGCGAATTTAGTTAAGAAGCGTTTTTACATTCCTGAAGAAGATAAGTGGGTAACTTTAAAAGTATCTACTTCAGCGTTGAAAACTATCAACAAAATAGGAATTTCGGCTGCTATAAAAGAAGCTAAATCTAAAGGGTTTTTAAAATAA